A genomic region of Amphiura filiformis chromosome 6, Afil_fr2py, whole genome shotgun sequence contains the following coding sequences:
- the LOC140154729 gene encoding monocarboxylate transporter 12-like yields the protein MAAVEIGKVSAWLVCLASSVAYFMSTGLIKSLGVLLPILRQQFDTQTWIIGLTISLVPGFGGVATFIIGAEAILAGELAKYFDQHYGLANCIARSGISLGIVVMPFLTQFLNDVYGWRGALLLLGALNFHSVISGILLKSTSHHVPDDKTAFPLSLETEKKTAHQQLSRTIAYYLDLELLLNPIALKRIVYNLGSAYAFVGWMIYLVPNAIDIGISPYRAASLSAIGGIGNLLGNATFPLLKKKLSNEHILYLTTLVVCLSLVGNPLLSLLHSYTGLVVASFTFGFARGPATLASYQIAKENIEEDKINGVCTWMLVAYSIGSVTSGFLSGWIYDETGSYTVSFLTLGLVALLSVVPQPFVNNAQNQKKSQYSQLSPEE from the exons ATGGCTGCAGTTGAGATTGGTAAAGTAAGCGCATGGTTAGTGTGTCTCGCGTCTTCTgtggcatatttcatgtcaacGGGACTCATCAAATCTCTCGGTGTGTTGCTTCCAATCTTAAGGCAACAGTTTGATACACAAACATGGATCATTGGGTTGACAATATCGTTGGTACCTGGTTTTGGCGGCGTTGCGA CTTTCATAATTGGTGCGGAGGCAATCCTAGCAGGTGAATTAGCGAAGTATTTTGATCAGCATTACGGGTTGGCCAATTGCATTGCCAGATCAGGCATCTCTCTTGGTATCGTCGTCATGCCATTTCTGACACAGTTCCTTAACGATGTCTATGGATGGCGAGGTGCTCTGCTATTACTTGGTGCTCTCAACTTCCATTCCGTCATATCTGGTATATTGTTAAAGTCTACATCTCACCATGTACCTGATGATAAGACTGCTTTTCCTCTAAGTTTAGAAACTGAGAAAAAAACAGCCCATCAGCAACTTTCTAGGACCATAGCTTATTATCTTGACTTGGAACTGTTACTTAATCCAATCGcattaaaaagaatagtttacaaTTTGGGTAGTGCTTACGCTTTTGTAGGATGGATGATATATCTTGTACCTAATGCCATTGACATCGGTATATCACCTTACCGTGCCGCGTCTCTATCTGCAATTGGTGGCATTGGTAACCTGCTTGGTAATGCAACATTTCCATTGCTTAAGAAGAAGTTATCAAATGAACATATACTGTACTTGACAACAttagttgtttgtttgtcattaGTGGGAAATCCATTGTTGTCATTGCTTCATAGTTACACTGGCCTGGTTGTCGCTTCGTTTACTTTTGGGTTTGCACGAGGACCAGCAACGCTAGCTTCATATCAAATAGCAAAGGAAAACATAGAAGAGGACAAAATAAATGGTGTATGTACATGGATGCTTGTTGCGTATAGTATTGGATCAGTAACCAGTGGATTTTTATCAG GATGGATCTATGATGAGACTGGAAGTTACACGGTATCATTTCTCACATTGGGTCTTGTTGCATTATTGTCCGTTGTACCTCAACCATTTGTAAACAATGCACAAAACCAAAAGAAATCGCAGTACTCTCAACTTTCCCCTGAAGAATAA